One Desulfobulbus oligotrophicus DNA segment encodes these proteins:
- a CDS encoding MogA/MoaB family molybdenum cofactor biosynthesis protein: MSELLRSFRCGVLTLSDKGACGEREDISGLRVQEILQENGYMVVMYQILPDIKKLIEQTLIAWVDDKKLDLIVTTGGTGVSPRDQTPEATRAVIDREVPGLGEAMRQASLQKTTQAVWSRGIGGIRKNSLIINLPGSPKAVEENLRAVLPALEHGLEKLKGSDIDCAYP, from the coding sequence ATGTCCGAACTGTTACGATCGTTTCGCTGCGGTGTGTTAACACTGAGCGATAAGGGAGCCTGCGGAGAACGGGAAGACATCAGCGGGCTCAGGGTTCAAGAAATCCTTCAGGAAAATGGGTACATGGTTGTCATGTATCAAATTCTACCTGATATAAAGAAACTGATCGAGCAGACCTTAATTGCCTGGGTGGATGACAAAAAACTGGACCTGATCGTAACCACCGGAGGCACCGGAGTCTCACCAAGGGATCAGACTCCCGAAGCCACCAGAGCAGTCATCGACCGGGAGGTCCCCGGACTTGGTGAAGCCATGCGACAGGCCAGCTTACAAAAAACCACTCAGGCAGTTTGGTCACGGGGGATTGGTGGCATTCGCAAAAACAGCCTTATCATCAATCTTCCTGGTAGCCCAAAGGCTGTTGAGGAAAACCTGCGAGCTGTTTTACCTGCCCTTGAGCATGGACTGGAAAAGCTGAAAGGGAGCGACATAGACTGTGCATACCCTTAA
- the fusA gene encoding elongation factor G — translation MQDVQHIRNVIFLGHGNSGKSTLAEALLFTAGTLKRMGKVDDGTSSMDFEPEEIKRQISISTAFNKLTWQKNDVFCIDAPGDDNFFNETRLAALVADSAILTVGAEMGVRPQTEKFIDLIKEHNLPCMICVTKMDRERANFQKTVDSIKEATDLNPVVLYLPIGAEDQFKGVVDIVAGKALLFADGGKAEADAVPADMVDEVDSLREALMESVAETEDELIEKFLEEGTLTEDELMTGLVAAIKAAKITPVCVCAPLVNKGSSTVLDAIVNLLPSPDQRPPRIGINPKTKDTVERPGITDAPFSAMVFKTMADPFAGRLTIFRVVSGTLKGEAFYNASKSTSERYGQLFIMSGKEQKPVEQAIPGMIVAVAKLKESTTGDTLCDEANPVVYPAPEPLPAVIAYAVSAKKGDEEKLFSSIARLLDEDLTLKLTREQQTHETLISGVGQVHLEVVGEKIKRKFGVEMELRPPRVPYRETLKGKVTVQGKHKKQSGGRGQFGDCTIEMEPLSRGEQFEFVDKIVGGVIPQQYRPAVEKGIIEAMERGVIAGYPFVDLKVTLIDGSYHTVDSSEMAFKVAGSLAFKKGVIQANPVLLEPIMEIEVRVPKDFVGDVMGDLNSRRGRVLGMDSKDRYEVVNAHVPQAEILLYALDLTSMTGGRGTFSTKFSHYEEVPGQIAEKIIAEYKAETAE, via the coding sequence ATGCAAGATGTACAACACATCAGGAATGTGATTTTTCTTGGCCACGGCAACAGTGGTAAATCCACCCTTGCCGAGGCCCTTCTCTTTACTGCCGGCACCCTGAAACGAATGGGAAAGGTAGATGATGGCACCTCATCCATGGATTTCGAACCAGAAGAGATTAAACGGCAGATCTCCATCAGTACTGCTTTCAATAAATTAACCTGGCAGAAAAACGATGTGTTCTGCATCGATGCCCCTGGTGACGACAACTTCTTTAATGAAACCCGCCTCGCTGCTCTGGTTGCTGACAGCGCCATACTCACTGTCGGTGCCGAGATGGGAGTCCGTCCGCAGACTGAAAAATTCATCGATCTCATTAAAGAACACAATCTGCCATGCATGATCTGTGTGACTAAAATGGATCGTGAACGCGCCAACTTTCAAAAAACAGTCGACAGCATTAAAGAGGCAACCGACCTGAATCCTGTTGTACTCTACCTGCCTATAGGGGCCGAAGATCAGTTTAAAGGAGTTGTCGATATCGTGGCCGGCAAGGCACTGCTGTTTGCCGATGGAGGAAAAGCAGAAGCTGATGCAGTACCGGCTGACATGGTCGACGAGGTTGACAGTCTGCGCGAGGCACTGATGGAGAGTGTCGCTGAAACCGAAGACGAACTGATTGAAAAGTTCCTGGAAGAGGGGACCCTGACTGAGGATGAGCTCATGACCGGACTGGTAGCGGCCATCAAGGCTGCTAAAATCACCCCGGTTTGCGTCTGTGCACCATTGGTGAACAAAGGCTCCAGCACTGTCCTTGATGCCATTGTCAACCTTCTCCCTTCTCCTGACCAGCGACCTCCCCGAATCGGTATCAATCCGAAGACTAAAGACACTGTCGAGCGTCCAGGAATTACTGACGCTCCCTTCTCGGCAATGGTTTTTAAAACCATGGCCGATCCCTTTGCAGGACGACTCACTATTTTCCGTGTTGTATCCGGAACATTGAAGGGTGAAGCCTTTTACAATGCCTCCAAGTCCACTTCCGAACGGTATGGCCAGCTCTTTATCATGTCCGGCAAGGAACAAAAACCCGTTGAACAGGCAATCCCCGGCATGATCGTTGCAGTTGCCAAGCTCAAGGAATCCACCACCGGAGATACACTGTGCGATGAGGCCAATCCTGTTGTCTACCCGGCTCCTGAGCCCCTGCCCGCAGTTATTGCCTATGCGGTCAGTGCTAAAAAAGGTGACGAGGAGAAGCTGTTCTCTTCAATTGCCCGTCTCCTCGATGAAGACCTGACGCTCAAACTTACGCGTGAACAGCAAACTCATGAGACACTTATTTCAGGTGTCGGTCAGGTACACCTTGAGGTTGTCGGTGAGAAGATTAAACGCAAATTCGGCGTGGAAATGGAGCTGCGGCCACCACGAGTCCCGTACCGGGAGACACTCAAAGGCAAGGTTACAGTTCAGGGGAAACATAAAAAACAATCAGGCGGACGTGGTCAGTTCGGTGATTGCACCATTGAGATGGAGCCGCTTTCCCGTGGAGAACAGTTCGAGTTTGTCGATAAAATAGTCGGCGGGGTTATTCCTCAGCAGTATCGTCCGGCAGTTGAAAAAGGTATCATCGAAGCTATGGAGCGGGGGGTTATTGCCGGATATCCCTTTGTCGACTTAAAGGTAACCTTAATCGACGGCTCGTACCACACGGTCGACTCTTCTGAAATGGCTTTTAAAGTTGCCGGTTCGCTCGCCTTTAAAAAGGGGGTGATTCAGGCGAATCCCGTGCTTTTAGAGCCGATCATGGAGATTGAAGTACGCGTACCAAAGGATTTTGTCGGAGATGTCATGGGCGATCTCAACAGCAGGCGCGGTCGCGTGCTTGGCATGGACTCGAAAGACAGGTATGAGGTGGTTAACGCTCATGTCCCTCAGGCAGAGATCTTGCTTTACGCCTTAGATCTGACATCAATGACCGGTGGGCGCGGAACTTTTTCAACAAAATTCTCCCATTATGAAGAGGTACCGGGCCAGATTGCTGAAAAAATCATTGCTGAGTACAAGGCAGAGACAGCAGAGTAA
- the murJ gene encoding murein biosynthesis integral membrane protein MurJ — MPVQPDAEPSRSTGKIARSAGAISIAVMCSRVLGLIREQIFAGFFGAGYAIDAFVVAFRIPNLLRDLFAEGALSAAFVTVFTEYTTNRDTEAIWRLANTVLLFFALVVSALILVGLYWADTLVNLLAPDFQAVPGKTELTVMLTRIMFPFLLFVSLAAVVMGILNTKGRFFVPAMSSTFFNLGSIVGGLSLAWIFPRFGQPAIAGMAWGTLIGGVLQLLMQVPTLLKVGFQPRFICNFSDPGLRRILLLMLPATIGLSATQINIFVNTNFAASCAEGSVSWLNYAFRLVQLPIGVFGVALSIAVMPVLAKQAAEKNLSELKQTFTSSLILVFTLAVPATAGLIMLSEPIIRLIFQHGAFTAADTLQTAGALRYYAIGLFAYSAIKVMVPVFYAIRNTRFPVIGSFIGVAANIITIFLVIDVLQHRGIALSTSCAMILNFLFLGVVLYYKLSGYPLRYLGKGLGKILLATALMCCAIFAFERALPLWFVASIPTQIASIALVIVMAVCIYAVSLHLLRLPEFILLTGKLAQRFRRS; from the coding sequence ATGCCTGTGCAACCTGACGCCGAGCCTTCACGCTCCACTGGAAAAATTGCCCGTTCTGCAGGTGCGATCTCGATTGCCGTTATGTGCAGCCGAGTACTCGGCCTCATCCGTGAACAGATTTTTGCCGGATTTTTTGGTGCCGGGTATGCGATTGATGCCTTTGTCGTTGCCTTCCGTATTCCCAACCTGTTGCGAGATTTATTTGCTGAAGGTGCTTTATCCGCAGCTTTTGTCACCGTCTTCACCGAATACACGACGAATCGCGATACCGAAGCCATCTGGCGACTTGCAAATACTGTCTTGCTATTTTTCGCCCTGGTGGTCAGTGCACTGATTCTGGTCGGACTGTACTGGGCCGATACCCTTGTCAATCTGCTGGCTCCGGATTTTCAGGCTGTACCCGGCAAAACGGAACTGACCGTCATGCTGACCAGAATTATGTTCCCGTTTCTGCTGTTTGTGTCTTTAGCGGCAGTGGTGATGGGTATCCTCAATACGAAAGGAAGATTCTTTGTCCCGGCAATGTCATCGACATTTTTCAATCTCGGCTCAATTGTCGGTGGCCTGTCTCTGGCCTGGATCTTTCCCCGGTTTGGACAACCGGCCATTGCCGGAATGGCCTGGGGCACCTTGATCGGTGGTGTTCTGCAGCTGTTGATGCAGGTACCGACGTTATTGAAGGTCGGTTTTCAACCCAGGTTTATATGTAACTTTTCTGACCCGGGACTCCGGCGTATCCTGCTGTTGATGTTGCCGGCAACCATCGGCCTGTCGGCCACGCAAATCAATATCTTTGTCAACACCAACTTTGCCGCTTCCTGCGCTGAAGGCTCGGTTTCCTGGCTCAATTATGCGTTTCGACTGGTGCAGTTACCAATCGGCGTCTTTGGTGTAGCCCTGTCAATTGCGGTGATGCCGGTACTGGCAAAGCAGGCGGCAGAAAAAAATTTATCAGAGCTCAAGCAAACTTTTACCTCTTCATTGATCCTGGTGTTCACCCTGGCTGTTCCTGCCACTGCCGGCCTTATCATGCTGTCTGAGCCAATTATCCGGTTAATTTTTCAGCATGGGGCTTTTACTGCTGCTGATACGCTGCAAACCGCCGGTGCTTTACGGTACTATGCGATCGGGCTCTTTGCTTACTCGGCAATCAAGGTGATGGTACCAGTCTTCTATGCGATCAGGAACACCCGATTTCCGGTCATAGGCAGTTTTATTGGTGTGGCCGCCAACATTATCACCATTTTTTTAGTGATTGATGTCTTGCAACACCGGGGCATTGCGCTGTCGACCTCCTGCGCCATGATCCTCAATTTCCTTTTTCTTGGGGTCGTGCTTTATTACAAGCTCTCCGGCTATCCGCTGAGATATCTGGGGAAGGGGCTTGGTAAAATTCTGCTGGCAACCGCTCTGATGTGCTGTGCAATATTCGCGTTTGAGCGGGCACTCCCGTTGTGGTTTGTTGCCTCGATTCCAACCCAGATAGCTTCAATCGCCCTGGTCATTGTGATGGCAGTGTGTATCTATGCCGTTAGCCTACACCTGTTGCGTTTACCGGAGTTCATCCTGCTGACCGGCAAGCTGGCTCAGCGTTTCCGCAGATCGTAG
- a CDS encoding DMT family transporter, whose amino-acid sequence MVLAATLVATSFVVGKIITPFLDPAVLTLIRFFLASAFFIPYVGLRYGIRLPDWQALGRYSLISGALVGFFWMMFLSLRITTPLNTSVIFTTVPGISGCYSWFLLRERLGRHRLFALLFAMTGAIWVLCEGDVHKLQALSFNQGDVYFFIACLLMAFYTPLVKLLHRGEPMAVMTLWIMITGCVWLLLFNLPKLPTISWHTVPVVVWLGIGYLALFTTIITFFISQWATLEIGPTRVMAYSYLYPPIIVLIEWALYQTYPDTQTLLGIVIILFAMIIVQKNKSIHLQRVN is encoded by the coding sequence ATGGTGCTTGCCGCAACTCTGGTTGCCACATCCTTTGTCGTCGGCAAAATAATCACACCGTTTCTCGATCCGGCAGTTTTAACTTTAATTCGTTTTTTTCTGGCCAGTGCATTCTTTATCCCTTACGTCGGCTTACGATATGGAATCCGCCTGCCGGATTGGCAAGCACTGGGACGATACAGTTTAATCAGTGGTGCTCTTGTTGGTTTTTTCTGGATGATGTTTTTATCTTTACGGATCACCACCCCGCTTAACACAAGTGTTATCTTTACAACTGTTCCGGGAATTTCCGGATGTTACAGCTGGTTTCTGCTTCGTGAACGACTGGGCCGCCATCGGCTGTTCGCCCTGCTGTTTGCCATGACCGGAGCAATCTGGGTGTTATGTGAAGGTGATGTGCATAAGTTGCAGGCGTTGAGTTTCAATCAAGGAGATGTCTATTTTTTCATTGCCTGCCTGCTGATGGCATTCTACACACCTTTGGTGAAACTTCTGCATCGGGGTGAACCAATGGCTGTTATGACGTTGTGGATCATGATAACCGGCTGCGTCTGGCTGCTGCTCTTCAACTTACCAAAATTGCCGACAATTTCCTGGCATACCGTACCCGTGGTTGTCTGGTTGGGTATCGGATACCTGGCACTGTTTACGACCATCATCACCTTTTTCATTTCCCAATGGGCCACACTTGAGATCGGACCAACACGCGTTATGGCCTACTCCTATCTCTATCCTCCAATTATTGTCCTTATTGAGTGGGCCCTATATCAGACTTATCCGGACACCCAAACCCTGTTGGGTATCGTCATCATTCTTTTCGCCATGATCATCGTACAAAAAAACAAGTCGATCCACTTACAACGCGTGAATTGA
- a CDS encoding inositol monophosphatase family protein, translating into MNRIDNLLSQCTHTRQKSLLTSACKAALTAGKFICGNLNKPHDITMKGAIDLVTETDISAEQIIVQILKQDFPDIAVMTEEQTESHLLATKQLWIVDPLDGTTNFAHGFPYFAVSIAFLNEDIPEIAVIYAPFQDELFSAVKGSGAWLNDRAIHVTKTQQLIEALIGTGFPYDIKNCLPEVIQQLQSLLPNVRDIRRAGAAALDLAYVACGRLDGFYEAHLQPWDTAAGWLLIEEAGGMVSTFTGDAYSPFYPETLASNGELHPQLLKHLQWPIPHL; encoded by the coding sequence ATGAACAGAATAGATAATCTGCTATCGCAATGCACCCATACCAGACAGAAGAGTCTGCTTACCTCTGCCTGCAAGGCTGCTTTAACCGCTGGAAAATTTATCTGTGGAAATCTAAATAAACCACATGATATCACCATGAAAGGAGCGATTGACCTTGTCACGGAAACAGATATTTCTGCAGAGCAAATCATTGTTCAAATCCTGAAACAAGATTTTCCTGACATTGCAGTCATGACTGAGGAGCAGACAGAAAGCCACCTTTTAGCCACAAAACAGCTCTGGATCGTCGATCCTCTTGACGGCACAACCAACTTTGCCCATGGATTTCCTTACTTTGCCGTCTCCATTGCCTTTCTCAATGAAGACATTCCAGAAATAGCGGTCATTTACGCACCCTTCCAGGACGAACTCTTCTCTGCTGTCAAGGGGTCAGGGGCCTGGTTAAACGATCGAGCTATCCATGTAACCAAAACCCAACAACTTATTGAAGCCCTCATTGGCACCGGTTTTCCTTATGACATCAAAAACTGTCTGCCCGAGGTGATCCAGCAGCTTCAATCACTGCTCCCCAATGTTCGCGATATCCGACGGGCCGGAGCAGCAGCACTTGACCTGGCCTATGTTGCCTGCGGTCGCCTTGATGGCTTTTATGAAGCCCATTTACAGCCATGGGACACTGCTGCCGGGTGGCTGCTTATTGAAGAGGCTGGCGGGATGGTGAGCACATTCACAGGAGACGCCTACTCTCCTTTTTATCCGGAAACCCTTGCCAGTAATGGAGAGTTGCACCCACAACTCCTCAAGCATCTCCAATGGCCCATTCCACATCTCTAA
- a CDS encoding 16S rRNA (uracil(1498)-N(3))-methyltransferase, which yields MNLLLIEPQEMKNNEVWLTDRRARHLIHVLKVNTNDIVRVGVLHDRLGFGKVTAIEEEKLCLEVCLEQKPVIDLHIELILALPRPIMLQRILKQATVLGVRHFHLIRTRRVEKSFFQSPVLRPDKIQTLLKEGMEQAMDTWLPGVTLHLQFKPFVEDVLPSLEGQGLIAHPTARHTLLDAPAPNSSQKRLLLAIGPEGGWSDYEYQCFCEAGFFGLTMGKRILHVDTAVVTALAQVQLLYDLRKR from the coding sequence ATGAATCTGCTGCTGATCGAACCACAGGAGATGAAGAACAATGAGGTATGGCTGACCGATCGTCGCGCCAGACACCTGATCCACGTACTCAAGGTGAACACCAACGACATTGTACGGGTAGGCGTTCTTCATGATCGGCTGGGCTTTGGGAAAGTTACGGCAATTGAGGAGGAAAAACTCTGTTTAGAGGTCTGCCTGGAGCAAAAACCGGTTATCGATCTCCACATTGAGCTGATTCTGGCCCTGCCCCGGCCGATTATGCTGCAGCGTATCCTCAAGCAGGCTACAGTGCTCGGAGTCCGTCACTTTCACCTTATCCGAACCAGACGGGTTGAAAAATCATTCTTTCAAAGCCCGGTACTTCGGCCGGACAAGATACAGACACTTCTCAAAGAAGGCATGGAACAGGCCATGGACACCTGGCTGCCCGGAGTCACCCTCCACCTTCAATTCAAACCTTTTGTTGAAGATGTCCTCCCCTCTCTTGAAGGTCAGGGGCTGATTGCTCATCCCACAGCCAGACACACCCTTCTCGATGCTCCGGCACCAAACAGCTCACAAAAACGCCTGCTGCTTGCGATCGGTCCGGAAGGCGGCTGGTCGGACTACGAATATCAGTGCTTTTGTGAAGCCGGATTCTTTGGCCTGACCATGGGTAAGCGTATTCTCCACGTTGATACAGCTGTGGTCACAGCACTGGCTCAGGTTCAGCTTCTCTACGATCTGCGGAAACGCTGA
- a CDS encoding 3-deoxy-D-manno-octulosonic acid transferase produces MCLLYQISTGLLTVLALPLLLCLAIRRKYRGRLVRRLGWELKQQLAQLSSSSARNFWIHALSVGEVTSALPLVRGLRDSYPDANIIFSVTTRSGMDIARKLFDPDSGVLIVDAPVDVGPVVPFFTGLIKPDLFILVETDFWPHWLHFLARQGIPTILVNGRISSASFQRYQRFSALFRPMFATFTLLSMQTEADAAAVISLGLDAGRVKSLGNLKFDTSHLQAGQSAQENISDNKQQYGFAPAAPLWICGSTHRGEEVVIFEVLVRLRTSLPDLQLLLAPRNIERRQEIVALANQFGLSTRCWSEDRTGRGPLLILDTIGELVACYPMADVVFVGGSLVAEGGHNPIEPASAGVPVLFGPHMEDFSEVAAGLVEAGGAQQVVATDELYTALQHILTSAAVHQSMAQSAWRYVELNRGVVDRHLQSIQTVLDTGAVNR; encoded by the coding sequence ATGTGTCTTCTTTACCAAATAAGTACCGGCCTGCTCACAGTCTTGGCATTACCGCTGCTTCTTTGTCTTGCCATCCGCAGAAAGTACAGAGGTCGACTTGTGCGACGGTTGGGATGGGAGCTCAAGCAGCAGTTGGCCCAATTATCGTCCTCGTCGGCACGTAATTTCTGGATTCATGCGCTGTCGGTCGGTGAAGTCACCTCAGCCTTGCCTCTGGTCAGGGGACTGCGTGACAGCTATCCTGACGCCAATATTATTTTTTCCGTCACCACCCGCTCCGGGATGGACATTGCTCGAAAACTGTTTGACCCTGATAGCGGTGTTCTGATCGTAGACGCACCTGTTGATGTGGGACCTGTTGTGCCTTTCTTCACGGGGCTTATCAAACCGGATCTCTTTATCCTGGTGGAGACCGATTTCTGGCCCCACTGGCTGCACTTTCTGGCCCGGCAGGGTATTCCAACCATCTTGGTCAATGGGCGGATTTCCAGTGCATCGTTTCAGCGCTATCAACGTTTTTCGGCGCTCTTTCGACCAATGTTTGCCACCTTTACCCTTCTCTCTATGCAAACCGAAGCCGATGCTGCTGCTGTCATCAGCCTCGGCCTGGATGCCGGCCGAGTGAAGAGTCTGGGTAATCTTAAATTTGATACCAGTCATCTGCAAGCAGGGCAGAGTGCTCAGGAAAATATTAGTGATAATAAACAACAATACGGGTTTGCTCCGGCTGCCCCTCTATGGATCTGCGGATCTACTCATCGAGGCGAGGAGGTTGTAATTTTTGAGGTGCTGGTTAGGCTTCGTACCTCTTTGCCCGATCTCCAGCTCCTGTTGGCCCCCAGAAATATTGAACGAAGACAGGAGATCGTTGCACTGGCCAACCAATTCGGGCTTTCAACCCGTTGTTGGAGTGAGGATAGGACGGGCCGGGGACCTCTGCTCATTCTTGATACCATTGGTGAGCTGGTGGCATGCTACCCTATGGCTGATGTGGTTTTCGTCGGCGGCAGTTTGGTTGCCGAAGGTGGTCATAATCCCATTGAACCGGCGTCAGCCGGTGTTCCTGTTCTCTTTGGTCCGCATATGGAAGATTTCAGCGAAGTGGCCGCTGGACTGGTTGAGGCCGGCGGAGCACAGCAGGTTGTTGCCACAGATGAACTGTACACCGCTCTGCAGCACATCCTGACCAGTGCAGCTGTGCACCAATCAATGGCACAGTCCGCTTGGCGGTATGTCGAACTGAACCGTGGTGTGGTCGACAGGCATCTGCAGAGTATTCAAACAGTCCTGGACACCGGTGCTGTTAACCGATAA
- a CDS encoding diaminopimelate decarboxylase, with protein MPMSQEFKKRLFPVLPAITAHFGTPFHIYDEIGIRKTGQQLQAAFADIPVFREYYAVKALPNPAILSIMQNMGFGFDCSSITELMLARSLGARGHEIMFTSNNTSADDFAAAAAADGGCILNLDDISLIDKVPQMPELICFRYNPGPRRIGNDIIGKPEEAKYGVSHEQIIEAYRRAQMKGAKRFGLHTMLASNELDYSYMVQTTAMLFELVESISQELDITFDFINIGGGLGIPYLPDTAPLDIKAMGKEIVSLFGGFADKHGYCPALFMESGRYMTGPHGVMVTTAINRKDIYRTYIGVDACMSALMRPALYGAYHHIDVLGKEGGATETVDVVGSLCENNDKFAIQRSLPEIVDGDILIIHDSGAHGHAMGFNYNGRLRPQELLLRQDGSVALIRRAERPEDYFATLQFENNVLQL; from the coding sequence ATGCCCATGTCTCAAGAGTTCAAAAAACGACTTTTTCCTGTTTTGCCTGCCATCACCGCCCATTTTGGCACACCCTTTCATATATACGACGAAATCGGCATCCGCAAAACAGGACAACAACTGCAAGCAGCTTTTGCGGACATTCCTGTATTCCGCGAATACTATGCCGTTAAAGCACTCCCCAACCCAGCCATCTTGTCAATCATGCAGAACATGGGATTCGGGTTTGACTGCAGCTCGATCACAGAGCTTATGCTGGCCCGAAGCCTGGGCGCAAGGGGGCATGAGATCATGTTCACCTCCAACAACACCAGTGCCGATGATTTTGCAGCAGCAGCAGCGGCGGACGGTGGCTGCATTCTCAACCTTGACGATATCTCACTCATTGACAAAGTGCCGCAGATGCCGGAACTGATCTGTTTTCGCTACAATCCGGGCCCTCGCCGGATCGGCAACGACATCATCGGCAAGCCTGAGGAGGCCAAGTACGGGGTCAGTCACGAGCAGATCATCGAGGCCTATCGTCGGGCACAGATGAAAGGGGCTAAGCGATTCGGCCTGCACACCATGCTTGCCTCAAATGAACTGGACTACAGTTACATGGTACAAACGACCGCCATGCTTTTTGAGCTGGTGGAATCGATCAGCCAGGAACTGGATATTACCTTTGATTTCATCAATATCGGCGGTGGCCTGGGAATACCCTATCTTCCGGATACTGCCCCCCTGGACATCAAGGCCATGGGTAAAGAGATTGTCTCCCTGTTTGGTGGTTTTGCCGACAAACATGGCTACTGCCCTGCTCTTTTCATGGAGAGCGGCCGGTATATGACCGGTCCGCACGGAGTAATGGTCACCACCGCAATCAACCGGAAAGACATCTATCGAACATATATCGGTGTTGATGCCTGCATGTCGGCACTGATGCGACCGGCCCTGTACGGTGCGTATCATCACATTGACGTGTTAGGCAAAGAGGGGGGAGCAACCGAAACCGTCGATGTGGTGGGGTCACTCTGTGAAAATAATGATAAGTTTGCCATCCAGCGATCTTTACCCGAAATTGTTGACGGTGATATTCTGATCATCCATGATTCCGGTGCGCACGGTCATGCCATGGGGTTCAACTACAACGGCAGGTTACGCCCTCAGGAACTGCTGCTCCGTCAGGATGGCAGCGTTGCTCTTATTCGACGAGCAGAGCGGCCGGAAGACTATTTTGCAACCCTGCAGTTTGAAAACAACGTGTTGCAGCTGTAA
- a CDS encoding Lrp/AsnC family transcriptional regulator, with protein MLDAISLKILEILQKKARTPNIDVARQVKMAPSAVLERIRKMERQGIIKGYEVRLNPEQFNRCQIAFVRVLTRSVGDQPLTGERLAAIPEVMEVHFVDGEDCYLVKIRVADTAELATVIREKIANIDEVVATKTSTVLNTYKETTRFPIHSSAT; from the coding sequence ATGCTCGATGCAATTAGCCTGAAAATTTTAGAAATCCTTCAGAAAAAGGCACGGACACCCAATATTGACGTCGCTCGACAGGTAAAAATGGCTCCCTCAGCCGTGTTGGAGCGAATTCGTAAAATGGAACGTCAGGGGATCATCAAAGGCTATGAGGTCCGCCTTAATCCTGAACAGTTTAATCGTTGCCAGATCGCCTTTGTTCGAGTTCTTACCCGATCGGTTGGCGATCAACCACTGACCGGCGAGCGACTGGCCGCCATACCGGAAGTGATGGAAGTCCACTTTGTGGATGGTGAAGACTGTTATCTTGTCAAGATACGGGTTGCGGACACCGCTGAATTAGCCACTGTTATTCGAGAAAAAATTGCCAATATCGACGAGGTTGTAGCTACAAAAACCTCCACAGTCTTAAATACCTACAAAGAAACCACACGCTTCCCCATCCACAGTTCAGCCACATGA